One window of the Bos indicus isolate NIAB-ARS_2022 breed Sahiwal x Tharparkar chromosome 15, NIAB-ARS_B.indTharparkar_mat_pri_1.0, whole genome shotgun sequence genome contains the following:
- the MYBPC3 gene encoding myosin-binding protein C, cardiac-type, with the protein MPEPGKKPVSAFSKKPRSAEVAAGSSAVFEAETERAGLKVRWQRAGSDISASDKYSLAAEGTRHTLTVRDVGPADQGSYAVIAGSSKVKFDLKVVDAGKAEPVSAPAPAPTEAPGAPGEAPTSAPEVEAGAPSPEESSSAAPEGPSAPGDPIGLFVMRPQDGEVTVGGTITFSARVAGASLLKPPVVKWFKGKWVDLSSKVGQHLQLHDSYDRTSKVYLFELRIMDAQTTFAGGYRCEVSTKDKFDSCNFNLTVHEAVGPGDVDLRSTFRRTSLAGGSRRISDSHEDAGTLDFSSLLRKSSLRTPRLEAPAEEDVWEILRQAPPSEYERIAFQHGVTDLRGMLKRLKGIKRDEKKSTAFQKKLQPAYQVSKGHKIRLMVELADPDAEVKWLKNGQEIQMSGSKYIFESIGAKRTLTISQCSLADDAAYQCVVGGEKCSTELFVKEPPVLITRPLEDQLVMVGQRVEFECEVSEEGAQVKWLKDGVELTREETFKYRFKKDGQKHHLIINEATLEDAGHYALRTSGGQALAELIVQEKKLEVYQSIADLTVGSKDQAVFKCEVSDENVRGVWLKNGKELVPDSRIKVSHIGRVHKLTIDDVTPADEADYSFVPEGFACNLSAKLHFMEVKIDFVPRQEPPKIHLDCPGRVPDTIVVVAGNKLRLDVPISGDPAPTVIWQKAITKGNKVPAGPAPDASEESGAGDEWVFDKKLLCETEGRVRVETTKDRSIFTVEGAEREDEGVYVVTVKNPVGEDQVSLTVKVIDVPDAPAAPEISKVGEDSCTVCWEPPAYDGGQPVLGYILERKKKKSYRWMRLNFDLLRELSHEARRMIEGVIYEMRVYAVNAVGMSRPSPASQPFMPIGPPSEPTHLAVEDISDTTVSLKWRPPERAGAGGLDGYSVEYRREGSGSAWVSALPGLIERTSLLVKDLPTGARVLFRVRAHNLAGAGPPVTTKEPVTVQELLQRPRLQLPRHLRQTIQKKVGEPVNLLIPFQGKPRPQVTWTKEGQPLAGEEVSIRNSPTDTILFIRAAHRAHSGTYQVTLRVEDMEDKAQLVLQVVDKPSPPQDIQVAEAWGFNVALEWKPPQDDGNTELWGYTVQKADKKTMEWFTVLEHYRHTHCVVSELIIGNSYYFRVFSHNTVGPSDTAATTKEPVLIPRPGITYELPKYKALDFSEAPSFTRPLVNRSVIAGYNTTLCCAVRGSPKPKISWFKNGLDLGKDARFRMFSKQGVLTLEIRKPCPFDGGIYACRATNLEGEAQCECRLEVRVPQ; encoded by the exons ATGCCCGAGCCAGGGAAGAAACCAG TCTCCGCCTTCAGCAAGAAGCCACGGTCCGCAGAGGTGGCCGCCGGCAGCTCTGCTGTGTTCGAGGCCGAGACAGAGCGGGCAGGACTGAAGGTGCGCTGGCAGCGGGCGGGCAGCGACATCAGTGCCAGCGACAAATACAGCCTGGCAGCCGAGGGCACGCGGCACACGCTGACCGTGCGGGATGTGGGTCCCGCCGACCAGGGCTCCTACGCGGTCATCGCTGGCTCCTCCAAGGTCAAGTTTGACCTCAAGGTTGTAGACGCAG GGAAAGCGGAGCCTGTGTCAGCCCCTGCTCCCGCCCCCACCGAGGCCCCTGGAGCCCCGGGAGAGGCCCCGACCTCTGCCCCTGAGGTGGAAGCAGGCGCCCCCAGTCCCGAAG AGTCCAGCTCAGCGGCCCCTGAGGGCCCCAGTGCCCCTGGCGACCCCATCGGCCTCTTTGTGATGAGGCCACAGGACGGCGAGGTGACCGTGG GTGGCACCATCACCTTCTCAGCCCGCGTGGCCGGAGCCAGCCTCTTGAAACCGCCCGTAGTCAAGTGGTTCAAGGGCAAGTGGGTGGACCTGAGCAGCAAGGTGGGGCAGCATCTGCAGCTGCACGACAGCTACGATCGGACCAGCAAG GTCTACCTGTTTGAGCTGCGCATCATGGATGCCCAGACCACCTTTGCCGGCGGTTACCGCTGTGAGGTGTCCACCAAGGACAAATTTGACAGCTGCAACTTCAACCTCACTGTCCATG AGGCCGTTGGCCCTGGAGATGTGGACCTCCGATCAACTTTCCGCCGCAC GAGCCTGGCTGGAGGCAGTCGGCGCATCAG CGACAGCCATGAAGACGCTGGGACTCTGGACTTCAGCTCGCTGCTGAGGAAGAG CAGTTTACGGACCCCGAG GCTGGAGGCCCCCGCCGAGGAGGACGTGTGGGAGATCCTGCGGCAGGCACCCCCGTCGGAGTACGAGCGCATCGCCTTCCAGCATGGAGTCACCGACCTGCGGGGCATGCTCAAGAGGCTCAAGGGCATAAAGCGGGACGAGAAGAAAAGCACAG CCTTTCAGAAGAAGCTGCAGCCGGCCTACCAGGTGAGCAAGGGCCACAAGATCCGGCTGATGGTGGAGCTGGCCGACCCTGACGCCGAGGTCAAGTGGCTTAAGAACGGACAGGAGATTCAGATGAGCGGCAG CAA GTACATCTTCGAGTCCATCGGCGCCAAGCGCACGCTGACCATTAGCCAGTGCTCGCTGGCGGACGACGCAGCCTACCAGTGCGTGGTGGGTGGTGAAAAGTGCAGCACCGAGCTCTTCGTCAAAG AGCCCCCCGTGCTGATCACGCGGCCTCTGGAGGACCAGCTGGTGATGGTGGGACAGCGAGTGGAGTTTGAGTGTGAAGTGTCTGAGGAGGGGGCGCAGGTCAAATG GCTGAAGGACGGGGTGGAGCTGACCCGGGAGGAGACCTTTAAATACCGGTTCAAGAAGGACGGTCAGAAGCACCATCTGATCATCAACGAGGCGACACTGGAGGACGCCGGGCACTATGCACTGCGCACCAGTGGGGGCCAGGCTCTGGCTGAGCTCATCGTGCAGG AGAAGAAGCTGGAGGTGTACCAGAGCATCGCAGACTTGACGGTGGGCTCAAAGGACCAGGCTGTGTTCAAGTGTGAGGTGTCAGATGAGAACGTGCGGGGCGTATGGCTGAAGAACGGAAAGGAGCTGGTGCCTGACAGCCGCATAAAGGTGTCCCACATCGGGCG GGTCCACAAGCTGACCATTGACGACGTCACGCCCGCAGACGAGGCGGACTACAGCTTTGTGCCGGAAGGCTTCGCCTGTAACCTGTCTGCCAAGCTCCACTTCATGG AGGTCAAGATTGACTTCGTGCCCAGGCAGG AACCTCCCAAGATCCACCTGGACTGCCCGGGCCGCGTGCCGGACACCATCGTGGTTGTGGCCGGGAACAAGCTACGCCTGGACGTCCCTATCTCCGGGGATCCTGCTCCCACTGTGATTTGGCAGAAGGCCATCACAAAG GGGAATAAGGTCCCAGCAGGGCCAGCCCCTGATGCATCAGAGGAGTCAGGTGCCGGTGACGAGTGGGTGTTTGACAAGAAG CTGCTGTGTGAAACAGAGGGCCGGGTCCGAGTGGAGACCACCAAGGACCGCAGCATCTTCACCGTCGAGGGGGCCGAGCGGGAGGACGAGGGTGTCTACGTGGTCACGGTGAAGAACCCCGTGGGGGAGGACCAAGTCAGCCTCACGGTCAAGGTCATCG ATGTGCCGGATGCTCCTGCGGCCCCTGAGATCAGCAAGGTGGGCGAGGACTCGTGCACGGTGTGCTGGGAGCCCCCGGCCTACGACGGCGGGCAGCCGGTCCTGG GCTACATCCTGGAGCGCAAGAAGAAGAAGAGCTACCGGTGGATGCGGCTGAACTTTGACCTGCTTCGGGAGCTGAGCCACGAGGCACGGCGCATGATCGAGGGCGTGATCTATGAGATGCGGGTCTACGCAGTCAACGCCGTGGGCATGTccaggcccagccctgcctcccagccctTCATGCCCATCG GCCCGCCCAGTGAGCCCACACACCTGGCGGTGGAGGACATCTCCGACACCACCGTCTCCCTCAAGTGGAGGCCCCCGGAGCGCGCGGGAGCCGGAGGCCTGGACGGCTACAGCGTGGAGTACCGCCGGGAGGGCTCCG GCTCGGCGTGGGTGTCTGCCCTGCCAGGGCTGATAGAGCGCACTTCACTGCTGGTGAAGGACCTGCCCACTGGCGCCCGCGTGCTCTTCCGTGTGCGGGCGCACAATTTGGCGGGGGCTGGACCCCCCGTCACCACCAAGGAGCCTGTGACGGTGCAGGAGTTGCTGC AGCGGCCTCGGCTGCAGCTGCCCAGACACCTTCGCCAGACCATCCAGAAGAAGGTCGGGGAGCCCGTGAACCTCCTCATTCCTTTCCAG GGCAAGCCCCGGCCTCAGGTGACCTGGACCAAGGAGGGGCAGCCGCTGGCGGGCGAGGAGGTGAGCATCCGCAACAGCCCCACGGACACCATCCTGTTCATCCGGGCGGCGCACCGCGCCCACTCGGGCACCTACCAGGTGACGCTGCGTGTGGAGGACATGGAGGACAAGGCCCAGCTGGTGCTGCAGGTCGTTG ACAAGCCAAGTCCGCCCCAGGATATCCAGGTCGCAGAGGCGTGGGGGTTCAATGTGGCTCTGGAGTGGAAGCCACCCCAAGATGATGGGAACACAGAGCTCTGGGGGTACACGGTTCAGAAGGCCGACAAGAAGACCATG GAGTGGTTCACCGTCCTGGAGCATTACCGCCACACCCACTGCGTCGTGTCGGAGCTCATCATCGGCAACAGCTACTACTTCCGGGTCTTCAGCCATAACACAGTGGGGCCCAGCGACACAGCCGCCACCACCAAGGAGCCGGTCCTTATCCCCAGACCAG GCATCACGTATGAGTTGCCCAAGTACAAGGCCCTGGACTTCTCTGAGGCCCCCAGCTTCACCCGCCCGCTGGTGAACCGATCGGTCATTGCCGGCTATAACACTACTCTCTGCTGTGCCGTTCGGGGCAGCCCCAAG CCCAAGATTTCCTGGTTCAAGAATGGCCTGGACTTGGGCAAAGACGCCCGCTTCCGCATGTTCAGCAAGCAGGGAGTGCTGACCCTGGAGATCAGAAAGCCCTGCCCCTTCGATGGGGGCATCTACGCCTGCAGGGCCACCAACTTAGAAGGGGAGGCCCAGTGCGAGTGCCGCCTGGAGGTGCGAG TGCCTCAGTGA
- the SPI1 gene encoding transcription factor PU.1 isoform X1 — protein sequence MLQACKMEGFPLVPPQPSEDLVPYDTDLYQRQTHEYYPYLSSDGESHSGGEATGLVQGGATGCCDPALSAPDHYWDFHPHHVHSEFESFPENHFTELQSVQPPQLQQLYRHMELEQMHVLEPPMAPPHANLSHQVYLPRMCLPYPSLSPARPSSDEEEGERQSPPLEVSDGEADGLEPGPGLLHGETGSKKKIRLYQFLLDLLRSGDMKDSIWWVDKDKGTFQFSSKHKEALAHRWGIQKGNRKKMTYQKMARALRNYGKTGEVKKVKKKLTYQFSGEVLGRGGLAERRHPPH from the exons ATGTTACAGGCGTGCAAAATGGAAGGGTTTCCCCTCGTCCCCCCT CAGCCATCGGAAGACCTAGTTCCCTATGACACGGATCTCTACCAACGCCAAACGCACGAATATTACCCCTATCTCAGCAGTGATGGAGAAAGCCACAGCG GCGGAGAGGCTACGGGACTTGTACAAGGAGGTGCAACTGGTTGCTGCGACCCAGCTCTGTCTGCTCCAG ACCATTACTGGGACTTTCATCCGCACCACGTGCACAGCGAGTTTGAGAGCTTCCCCGAGAACCACTTCACGGAGCTGCAGAGCGTCCAGCCCCCACAGCTGCAGCAGCTCTACCGCCACATGGAGCTGGAGCAGATGCACGTGCTCGAACCCCCCATGGCTCCTCCCCACGCCAACCTCAGTCACCAG GTCTACCTGCCCCGGATGTGCCTGCCGTACCCCTCGCTGTCTCCCGCCCGGCCCAGCTCGGATGAAGAGGAGGGGGAGCGGCAGAGCCCCCCGCTGGAGGTGTCCGACGGGGAGGCCGACGGCCTGGAGCCAGGGCCTGGCCTCCTGCACGGGGAGACAG GCAGCAAGAAGAAGATCCGCCTGTACCAGTTCCTGCTGGACCTGCTGCGCAGCGGCGACATGAAGGACAGCATCTGGTGGGTGGACAAGGACAAGGGCACGTTCCAGTTCTCGTCCAAGCACAAGGAGGCGCTGGCGCACCGCTGGGGCATCCAGAAGGGCAACCGCAAGAAGATGACCTACCAGAAGATGGCCCGAGCGCTGCGCAACTACGGCAAGACGGGCGAGGTCAAGAAGGTCAAGAAGAAGCTCACCTACCAGTTCAGCGGGGAGGTGCTGGGCCGCGGGGGCCTGGCCGAGCGGCGCCACCCGCCCCACTGA
- the SPI1 gene encoding transcription factor PU.1 isoform X2, with translation MLQACKMEGFPLVPPPSEDLVPYDTDLYQRQTHEYYPYLSSDGESHSGGEATGLVQGGATGCCDPALSAPDHYWDFHPHHVHSEFESFPENHFTELQSVQPPQLQQLYRHMELEQMHVLEPPMAPPHANLSHQVYLPRMCLPYPSLSPARPSSDEEEGERQSPPLEVSDGEADGLEPGPGLLHGETGSKKKIRLYQFLLDLLRSGDMKDSIWWVDKDKGTFQFSSKHKEALAHRWGIQKGNRKKMTYQKMARALRNYGKTGEVKKVKKKLTYQFSGEVLGRGGLAERRHPPH, from the exons ATGTTACAGGCGTGCAAAATGGAAGGGTTTCCCCTCGTCCCCCCT CCATCGGAAGACCTAGTTCCCTATGACACGGATCTCTACCAACGCCAAACGCACGAATATTACCCCTATCTCAGCAGTGATGGAGAAAGCCACAGCG GCGGAGAGGCTACGGGACTTGTACAAGGAGGTGCAACTGGTTGCTGCGACCCAGCTCTGTCTGCTCCAG ACCATTACTGGGACTTTCATCCGCACCACGTGCACAGCGAGTTTGAGAGCTTCCCCGAGAACCACTTCACGGAGCTGCAGAGCGTCCAGCCCCCACAGCTGCAGCAGCTCTACCGCCACATGGAGCTGGAGCAGATGCACGTGCTCGAACCCCCCATGGCTCCTCCCCACGCCAACCTCAGTCACCAG GTCTACCTGCCCCGGATGTGCCTGCCGTACCCCTCGCTGTCTCCCGCCCGGCCCAGCTCGGATGAAGAGGAGGGGGAGCGGCAGAGCCCCCCGCTGGAGGTGTCCGACGGGGAGGCCGACGGCCTGGAGCCAGGGCCTGGCCTCCTGCACGGGGAGACAG GCAGCAAGAAGAAGATCCGCCTGTACCAGTTCCTGCTGGACCTGCTGCGCAGCGGCGACATGAAGGACAGCATCTGGTGGGTGGACAAGGACAAGGGCACGTTCCAGTTCTCGTCCAAGCACAAGGAGGCGCTGGCGCACCGCTGGGGCATCCAGAAGGGCAACCGCAAGAAGATGACCTACCAGAAGATGGCCCGAGCGCTGCGCAACTACGGCAAGACGGGCGAGGTCAAGAAGGTCAAGAAGAAGCTCACCTACCAGTTCAGCGGGGAGGTGCTGGGCCGCGGGGGCCTGGCCGAGCGGCGCCACCCGCCCCACTGA
- the SPI1 gene encoding transcription factor PU.1 isoform X3, whose amino-acid sequence MLQACKMEGFPLVPPQPSEDLVPYDTDLYQRQTHEYYPYLSSDGESHSDHYWDFHPHHVHSEFESFPENHFTELQSVQPPQLQQLYRHMELEQMHVLEPPMAPPHANLSHQVYLPRMCLPYPSLSPARPSSDEEEGERQSPPLEVSDGEADGLEPGPGLLHGETGSKKKIRLYQFLLDLLRSGDMKDSIWWVDKDKGTFQFSSKHKEALAHRWGIQKGNRKKMTYQKMARALRNYGKTGEVKKVKKKLTYQFSGEVLGRGGLAERRHPPH is encoded by the exons ATGTTACAGGCGTGCAAAATGGAAGGGTTTCCCCTCGTCCCCCCT CAGCCATCGGAAGACCTAGTTCCCTATGACACGGATCTCTACCAACGCCAAACGCACGAATATTACCCCTATCTCAGCAGTGATGGAGAAAGCCACAGCG ACCATTACTGGGACTTTCATCCGCACCACGTGCACAGCGAGTTTGAGAGCTTCCCCGAGAACCACTTCACGGAGCTGCAGAGCGTCCAGCCCCCACAGCTGCAGCAGCTCTACCGCCACATGGAGCTGGAGCAGATGCACGTGCTCGAACCCCCCATGGCTCCTCCCCACGCCAACCTCAGTCACCAG GTCTACCTGCCCCGGATGTGCCTGCCGTACCCCTCGCTGTCTCCCGCCCGGCCCAGCTCGGATGAAGAGGAGGGGGAGCGGCAGAGCCCCCCGCTGGAGGTGTCCGACGGGGAGGCCGACGGCCTGGAGCCAGGGCCTGGCCTCCTGCACGGGGAGACAG GCAGCAAGAAGAAGATCCGCCTGTACCAGTTCCTGCTGGACCTGCTGCGCAGCGGCGACATGAAGGACAGCATCTGGTGGGTGGACAAGGACAAGGGCACGTTCCAGTTCTCGTCCAAGCACAAGGAGGCGCTGGCGCACCGCTGGGGCATCCAGAAGGGCAACCGCAAGAAGATGACCTACCAGAAGATGGCCCGAGCGCTGCGCAACTACGGCAAGACGGGCGAGGTCAAGAAGGTCAAGAAGAAGCTCACCTACCAGTTCAGCGGGGAGGTGCTGGGCCGCGGGGGCCTGGCCGAGCGGCGCCACCCGCCCCACTGA
- the SPI1 gene encoding transcription factor PU.1 isoform X4, translating into MLQACKMEGFPLVPPPSEDLVPYDTDLYQRQTHEYYPYLSSDGESHSDHYWDFHPHHVHSEFESFPENHFTELQSVQPPQLQQLYRHMELEQMHVLEPPMAPPHANLSHQVYLPRMCLPYPSLSPARPSSDEEEGERQSPPLEVSDGEADGLEPGPGLLHGETGSKKKIRLYQFLLDLLRSGDMKDSIWWVDKDKGTFQFSSKHKEALAHRWGIQKGNRKKMTYQKMARALRNYGKTGEVKKVKKKLTYQFSGEVLGRGGLAERRHPPH; encoded by the exons ATGTTACAGGCGTGCAAAATGGAAGGGTTTCCCCTCGTCCCCCCT CCATCGGAAGACCTAGTTCCCTATGACACGGATCTCTACCAACGCCAAACGCACGAATATTACCCCTATCTCAGCAGTGATGGAGAAAGCCACAGCG ACCATTACTGGGACTTTCATCCGCACCACGTGCACAGCGAGTTTGAGAGCTTCCCCGAGAACCACTTCACGGAGCTGCAGAGCGTCCAGCCCCCACAGCTGCAGCAGCTCTACCGCCACATGGAGCTGGAGCAGATGCACGTGCTCGAACCCCCCATGGCTCCTCCCCACGCCAACCTCAGTCACCAG GTCTACCTGCCCCGGATGTGCCTGCCGTACCCCTCGCTGTCTCCCGCCCGGCCCAGCTCGGATGAAGAGGAGGGGGAGCGGCAGAGCCCCCCGCTGGAGGTGTCCGACGGGGAGGCCGACGGCCTGGAGCCAGGGCCTGGCCTCCTGCACGGGGAGACAG GCAGCAAGAAGAAGATCCGCCTGTACCAGTTCCTGCTGGACCTGCTGCGCAGCGGCGACATGAAGGACAGCATCTGGTGGGTGGACAAGGACAAGGGCACGTTCCAGTTCTCGTCCAAGCACAAGGAGGCGCTGGCGCACCGCTGGGGCATCCAGAAGGGCAACCGCAAGAAGATGACCTACCAGAAGATGGCCCGAGCGCTGCGCAACTACGGCAAGACGGGCGAGGTCAAGAAGGTCAAGAAGAAGCTCACCTACCAGTTCAGCGGGGAGGTGCTGGGCCGCGGGGGCCTGGCCGAGCGGCGCCACCCGCCCCACTGA